From Lysinibacillus sp. SGAir0095, the proteins below share one genomic window:
- a CDS encoding leucyl aminopeptidase, which produces MKIVKEPKTFEQVNTELLIVGVQKNCDHIIGWKDFVSFYGESVEEWIRSCDIDTNRKKLTKIPYSGQNGHLKRVLFVGLGDTKTLTENELRETFGIVGKQLRALKVNEFSIWLESFTAAPIDEETVAFLFAEGAGLGFYQTPNYKTTSNEIDVYMDAVHFVTNADIDEIAAAYEVGKIYANSVNEARNLVNLPPNLLTATELANYAEKLAKQYDFEIEILTKNELEELGMGGILSVNKGSVEEPRLITIKYQATDNWEDVIGLVGKGVTYDTGGYSIKTKTGMVGMKGDMGGAAAVLGAMKIIGEVRPNKNVVAVIGSTDNMISGEAFKPDDVITMYSGKTVEVLNTDAEGRLVLADAVTYAKQQGATSLIDVATLTGGVITALGFDKTGSLTNNEEFFDAFIESSIETGEFVWGMPLTEKDKKRIRKSDVADLNNSPGSDGHMIFGGGFVGEFVEDTPWIHLDIAGTSNASNAHDLGPKGATGVMVRTLATFVERLGEQNN; this is translated from the coding sequence ATGAAAATTGTAAAAGAACCAAAAACCTTTGAACAAGTTAATACGGAATTACTGATTGTAGGTGTCCAAAAAAATTGTGACCACATTATTGGATGGAAAGATTTTGTTTCTTTCTATGGCGAAAGTGTTGAAGAGTGGATTCGTTCTTGCGATATTGATACGAATCGTAAGAAATTAACGAAGATCCCTTATTCGGGACAAAATGGACATTTAAAACGTGTGTTATTCGTTGGATTAGGAGATACAAAAACTTTAACAGAAAATGAATTAAGAGAAACATTTGGTATAGTCGGGAAGCAATTAAGAGCTTTAAAAGTAAATGAATTTTCGATTTGGTTAGAATCATTTACAGCAGCCCCGATAGATGAAGAGACAGTTGCCTTTTTATTTGCGGAAGGAGCAGGACTAGGATTCTATCAAACACCGAATTATAAAACAACATCAAATGAAATAGATGTCTATATGGATGCTGTACATTTTGTAACAAATGCAGATATAGATGAAATAGCTGCAGCTTATGAAGTGGGAAAAATTTATGCAAATTCGGTAAATGAAGCACGGAATCTAGTAAACTTGCCGCCAAACTTATTAACAGCAACAGAACTGGCTAATTATGCTGAAAAATTAGCGAAGCAATATGATTTTGAAATTGAAATCTTAACGAAGAATGAGCTTGAGGAGCTAGGCATGGGTGGGATTTTAAGTGTTAACAAAGGATCTGTTGAAGAACCTCGATTAATTACGATTAAATACCAAGCAACTGACAACTGGGAAGATGTAATTGGTCTAGTTGGTAAAGGAGTAACTTACGATACGGGTGGTTATTCGATTAAAACGAAAACTGGTATGGTAGGTATGAAAGGCGATATGGGTGGCGCAGCGGCTGTACTAGGAGCTATGAAAATCATCGGTGAAGTCCGCCCAAACAAAAATGTTGTCGCTGTTATCGGATCCACTGACAACATGATATCAGGAGAAGCCTTTAAGCCGGATGATGTTATTACAATGTACAGTGGAAAAACGGTTGAAGTATTAAATACCGATGCAGAAGGGCGTCTTGTACTTGCTGATGCTGTAACTTATGCGAAGCAACAAGGAGCAACATCGTTAATTGATGTAGCTACATTAACTGGTGGTGTTATTACAGCACTTGGCTTTGACAAAACAGGCTCTCTAACAAATAATGAAGAATTCTTCGATGCATTCATTGAATCTAGTATCGAAACAGGTGAGTTTGTTTGGGGTATGCCTTTAACAGAAAAAGATAAGAAACGGATTCGTAAATCAGATGTCGCTGATTTAAATAATTCACCTGGTAGTGATGGCCATATGATTTTTGGTGGGGGCTTTGTGGGTGAGTTTGTAGAGGATACCCCTTGGATTCATTTAGATATTGCAGGCACTTCAAATGCTTCTAACGCCCATGATTTAGGACCTAAAGGAGCGACAGGTGTTATGGTAAGAACTCTCGCAACATTTGTAGAAAGATTAGGCGAACAAAACAATTAA
- a CDS encoding divergent PAP2 family protein → MALLQNTPILLSIFSILFAQFVKVPIHLIATKKLDWSLMTSTGGMPSSHSAAVTSLATAVGFETGLDSPIFAVAAMFACIVMYDATGVRYQAGQHAVIINRIRNELTVFFNEVKHWPEKNEDEKIKELKTLLGHKPSEVFMGAITGILIAVQFYNLF, encoded by the coding sequence TTGGCACTCCTTCAAAATACACCCATACTCTTATCCATTTTTTCAATTCTCTTTGCGCAATTTGTAAAAGTGCCGATTCATTTAATTGCGACAAAAAAATTAGATTGGTCATTGATGACCTCTACTGGTGGAATGCCAAGTTCTCATTCGGCGGCAGTGACAAGTCTTGCTACAGCAGTAGGATTTGAAACCGGGCTAGATTCCCCTATCTTTGCAGTTGCAGCAATGTTTGCGTGTATTGTGATGTATGATGCTACCGGCGTTCGCTACCAAGCTGGACAACATGCCGTAATTATCAATCGTATACGTAATGAGTTAACAGTATTTTTTAACGAAGTAAAGCATTGGCCAGAAAAAAATGAAGACGAAAAAATCAAGGAATTAAAAACATTATTAGGACATAAGCCAAGTGAAGTTTTCATGGGCGCAATAACAGGGATTTTAATAGCTGTACAATTTTATAATTTGTTCTAA
- a CDS encoding YuiB family protein has protein sequence MSGSVSLVQLIISVVLFFVMFFGIGFLLNMLLRMTWLMAIVYPIVVIFIIDEVSFLDYIFKANTAFPALLDKLQALQVVDISILLGGFAGAIVAGIVMIYLRKAGYRMF, from the coding sequence ATGAGTGGTTCAGTTTCGTTAGTGCAGTTAATCATCTCAGTCGTGCTTTTCTTCGTCATGTTTTTTGGAATCGGTTTCTTATTAAACATGTTGCTGCGTATGACTTGGTTAATGGCAATCGTTTACCCGATCGTGGTTATATTTATTATTGATGAAGTAAGTTTTCTAGATTATATTTTTAAAGCAAATACTGCCTTTCCAGCACTATTAGACAAGCTACAGGCATTACAGGTTGTGGATATTTCGATTCTTTTAGGTGGATTTGCAGGTGCAATCGTTGCTGGTATTGTGATGATTTACCTTCGAAAAGCAGGATATCGTATGTTCTAG
- a CDS encoding NUDIX domain-containing protein, with amino-acid sequence MKKDRGKVWLGVAGVVINSEGNWLVVKKKYSGLKGVWSLPAGFVQFGETADEAVVREVLEETGIQCEVSGLIGFRTGVIRGEISDNMAIFFCTLPIEVQRIQIQEAEISEARWLTVEEIVECGEASVMLEEMACHELIHHQLLKKEGINPGDVFEYSSYKLFFNKGI; translated from the coding sequence ATGAAAAAGGATCGTGGCAAGGTTTGGCTGGGAGTTGCAGGAGTGGTTATAAATTCTGAAGGAAATTGGCTTGTAGTGAAAAAGAAATATAGTGGCCTAAAAGGGGTATGGTCATTGCCGGCCGGTTTTGTCCAATTTGGTGAGACAGCGGATGAAGCGGTTGTAAGAGAGGTGCTGGAAGAGACAGGAATTCAGTGTGAAGTGTCAGGCTTAATTGGTTTCCGTACAGGCGTCATCCGAGGAGAAATCAGTGATAATATGGCGATATTCTTTTGTACATTGCCAATTGAAGTGCAAAGGATACAGATACAAGAAGCGGAAATATCGGAAGCACGTTGGCTAACAGTAGAAGAAATCGTTGAATGTGGCGAAGCATCAGTGATGCTAGAGGAAATGGCATGTCATGAATTGATACATCATCAGCTGTTAAAAAAAGAGGGAATCAATCCAGGAGATGTCTTTGAATATTCGTCTTATAAATTATTCTTTAATAAAGGGATATGA
- a CDS encoding iron-sulfur cluster assembly accessory protein, producing the protein MTSEKKVIDLTESASVRVKEMQRHNEEEGSFLRVTIHGGGCSGLSYGMNFDQHQGEDDYIDEQHGLKILVSREDAPILMGTKIDYKQSLMGGGFTIDNPNAIASCGCGTSFRTAKVEGTPEVCE; encoded by the coding sequence ATGACAAGTGAAAAGAAGGTAATTGATTTAACAGAAAGCGCTTCGGTTCGTGTAAAAGAAATGCAAAGGCACAACGAAGAGGAAGGCTCTTTTTTGCGTGTAACAATCCATGGCGGAGGTTGCAGTGGTCTTTCTTACGGCATGAATTTCGACCAACATCAAGGTGAAGATGATTATATAGATGAACAACACGGTTTGAAAATTCTTGTTTCCCGAGAAGACGCACCAATCTTAATGGGAACGAAAATTGACTACAAACAATCTTTAATGGGCGGCGGTTTTACCATCGACAATCCAAATGCCATCGCTTCATGCGGGTGCGGTACTTCATTCAGAACGGCTAAAGTTGAAGGTACGCCTGAAGTTTGTGAATAG
- a CDS encoding DUF2225 domain-containing protein → MELSPFYEKKVECISCKKSFTTTKIRSKLVKVESTDTDFCPTYSESSVPAYYYNVFVCEHCGFSFTEDFSKYFAPGIKDQIFNQISTKWVQRSYHSERSISQALETYKLAFVSGSIKKEKSVTLAGLALRIAWIYRKLQNNSQEQRFLNLSRDLYIESYSTEDYASTQMSDTRVIYMIAELSRRIGDIDLATRYYSKIIENQRVGGEAKVIEMAKEQWQLVREEREKVRAATAV, encoded by the coding sequence ATGGAATTATCACCTTTCTATGAGAAAAAAGTTGAATGTATTAGCTGCAAAAAGTCATTTACAACTACGAAAATTCGTTCAAAACTAGTTAAAGTGGAGAGTACGGATACTGATTTTTGTCCAACTTACTCTGAATCGTCAGTGCCCGCCTATTACTATAATGTTTTTGTCTGCGAGCATTGTGGTTTTTCATTCACTGAGGATTTTTCAAAATATTTTGCTCCAGGGATAAAAGATCAAATTTTTAATCAGATTTCTACAAAATGGGTACAAAGAAGCTATCATTCCGAACGATCAATATCTCAAGCGTTAGAGACCTATAAATTGGCTTTTGTTAGTGGTTCTATCAAAAAAGAAAAATCTGTTACACTCGCAGGGCTTGCGTTACGAATTGCTTGGATTTATCGAAAACTTCAAAACAATAGCCAAGAACAACGATTTTTAAATTTGTCTCGTGATCTATATATTGAGTCATATTCTACCGAGGACTATGCATCAACCCAAATGTCCGATACTCGAGTAATTTATATGATTGCAGAGCTTTCAAGAAGAATTGGCGATATAGATTTGGCAACACGCTATTATTCCAAAATTATCGAAAATCAACGCGTTGGCGGTGAAGCAAAGGTAATTGAAATGGCTAAAGAACAATGGCAATTGGTTCGTGAAGAACGCGAAAAAGTAAGAGCGGCAACAGCAGTTTAA
- a CDS encoding NifU family protein, with protein MTELEQKEQVQEVLDKLRPFLLRDGGDCELVDIEDGIVRLRLLGACGSCPSSTITLKAGIERALLEEVPGIIEVEQVF; from the coding sequence ATGACAGAATTAGAACAAAAAGAACAAGTACAAGAAGTTTTAGATAAATTACGTCCGTTTTTACTTCGCGATGGTGGAGACTGTGAATTAGTAGATATAGAAGATGGTATTGTTCGTTTACGTCTACTAGGTGCATGCGGAAGCTGCCCAAGTTCTACAATTACTTTAAAAGCAGGTATTGAACGTGCTCTATTAGAAGAAGTACCAGGTATTATTGAAGTAGAGCAAGTATTCTAA
- a CDS encoding YuzD family protein has translation MIENNPIIEVFGTEVICASCVNAPSSKDTYEWLQAAISRKFPNDSFSIRYVDIEQPLENERDKEWAEQIQNDEFFYPLVLINGNVIGEGYIQIQPIFSTLEKLGFVATE, from the coding sequence ATGATAGAAAATAATCCCATTATCGAAGTTTTTGGTACCGAAGTGATTTGTGCAAGCTGTGTGAATGCACCATCCTCAAAAGATACATACGAATGGCTACAGGCTGCAATCAGTCGAAAATTCCCAAATGACTCTTTTTCTATTCGTTATGTCGATATTGAGCAACCTCTAGAGAACGAACGAGATAAAGAATGGGCAGAACAAATTCAAAATGATGAGTTCTTTTACCCACTGGTACTAATCAACGGTAACGTAATCGGTGAAGGCTATATTCAAATTCAACCGATTTTCTCTACACTAGAAAAACTTGGATTTGTTGCAACTGAATAA
- a CDS encoding NAD(P)/FAD-dependent oxidoreductase: MRKLVLLGGGYGNMRILLRLLPNNFPEDTMITLVDRTPHHSLKTEFYALAAGTTTDKHVRVNFPEHERLKRVYGEITEINRKEKVVYLEDGQTVSYDDLVIGLGCEDDYHNVPGAEENSYSIQTIAKSRTTFEKLCGLPPGSVVGIVGAGLSGIELASELRESRSDLKIKLFDRSARILRDFPEKLSNYVKDWFVKHNVEVIAESNITKVEPTRLYNHEEVIEVDAVVWTAGVQPVKIVRDMDAEKDRKGRPIVNQYFHLLDDENVFVVGDCASSDLPASAQLAEEQAERIVKVLNKRWRNEPLPEKMPPIKLKGFMGSLGKKQGFVHLADTTVTGRIARLMKSGLLWMYKRQNDSQ, from the coding sequence ATGAGAAAACTAGTATTACTAGGTGGAGGTTACGGCAATATGCGTATCTTGCTGCGCTTATTACCAAACAACTTTCCAGAAGACACAATGATTACTTTAGTTGATAGAACGCCACACCATAGCTTAAAAACGGAATTCTATGCACTGGCAGCTGGTACGACTACAGATAAGCATGTTCGAGTTAACTTTCCGGAGCATGAGCGCCTAAAAAGAGTTTATGGAGAAATTACTGAAATTAATCGAAAAGAAAAAGTGGTTTATTTAGAAGATGGCCAAACGGTTTCTTATGATGACCTAGTAATTGGTCTAGGTTGTGAAGATGACTACCATAATGTCCCAGGAGCAGAAGAAAATAGTTATAGCATTCAAACTATTGCTAAATCACGTACAACATTCGAAAAGCTTTGCGGTCTTCCACCAGGTTCGGTTGTCGGAATCGTTGGCGCTGGATTAAGTGGAATTGAGCTAGCAAGTGAATTACGTGAAAGTCGTTCTGATTTAAAAATAAAATTGTTCGACCGTTCAGCGCGTATTTTACGTGATTTCCCTGAGAAATTAAGTAACTATGTAAAAGATTGGTTTGTAAAACATAATGTTGAAGTGATTGCCGAATCGAACATTACAAAAGTAGAACCAACGAGACTATACAATCATGAAGAAGTAATTGAGGTTGACGCTGTTGTTTGGACAGCTGGAGTACAACCAGTAAAGATTGTTCGTGATATGGATGCAGAAAAGGATCGAAAAGGTCGTCCGATCGTTAACCAATATTTCCACCTACTAGATGATGAAAATGTCTTTGTAGTTGGGGATTGTGCTTCCTCAGACTTACCTGCAAGTGCTCAGCTTGCAGAAGAACAGGCTGAACGCATCGTAAAAGTATTAAACAAGCGTTGGAGAAACGAGCCACTTCCTGAAAAAATGCCTCCAATCAAGTTAAAAGGATTCATGGGTTCTTTAGGGAAAAAGCAAGGCTTTGTTCATTTAGCTGATACAACGGTAACAGGACGTATTGCACGCTTAATGAAATCGGGTCTTCTTTGGATGTACAAACGTCAAAATGATTCTCAATAA
- a CDS encoding YuzB family protein — protein sequence MNPLVEFCISNLANGAQETYDILENDPDIDVLEYGCLSYCSLCDQNLYALVNGDIVEADTPEELTKKIYQYIEENPLF from the coding sequence GTGAATCCATTAGTAGAGTTTTGCATTAGTAATCTAGCAAATGGTGCTCAAGAGACCTATGATATACTAGAAAATGATCCAGATATCGATGTTCTCGAATATGGGTGCTTGAGTTATTGTTCATTGTGCGACCAAAATTTATACGCACTTGTAAATGGTGATATCGTAGAAGCAGATACACCTGAAGAATTAACGAAAAAAATCTATCAATACATTGAAGAAAATCCCCTATTCTAA
- a CDS encoding TIGR01457 family HAD-type hydrolase, with the protein MKKYKAYCFDLDGTVYRGKKGIDSAVRFIHQLQNEQLDYFFVTNNSSKTPEQLQNVLADIGIETPTNRIYSSALTTAKYVEQHYRDASIFMIGSDGIRSALEAQGLNLVDTDEARPDVVVMGIDRTVDYMKLVKASLALQAGAKLVGTNEDIRFPTELGFLPGNGSFVRLVANVAQVEPTFVGKPSPVMLEVIQQEYGFQKHEMVMIGDNYDTDILCGIQFGCDTVHVNTGVVSTEIVLQKAQKPTYCVEELESL; encoded by the coding sequence ATGAAGAAGTATAAAGCCTATTGTTTTGATTTAGACGGAACCGTTTATCGCGGGAAAAAGGGAATTGATTCAGCTGTCCGTTTTATTCATCAACTACAAAATGAACAATTGGACTATTTTTTCGTAACGAATAATTCGTCAAAAACGCCAGAGCAATTGCAAAATGTTTTAGCTGATATAGGAATTGAGACACCGACTAATCGAATCTATTCCAGTGCTTTAACAACTGCTAAATATGTTGAGCAGCATTATCGAGATGCGAGTATTTTTATGATTGGTTCAGACGGTATTCGTTCTGCTTTGGAAGCACAAGGACTTAATCTAGTGGATACAGATGAGGCGCGTCCTGATGTAGTAGTAATGGGAATTGACCGAACAGTTGACTATATGAAGTTAGTGAAGGCATCCCTCGCTTTGCAGGCTGGGGCAAAATTAGTGGGTACAAATGAAGATATTCGATTTCCGACCGAACTAGGTTTTCTTCCAGGGAACGGTTCTTTTGTACGTCTTGTAGCAAATGTGGCGCAAGTTGAGCCCACTTTTGTGGGGAAACCTTCGCCTGTGATGCTTGAGGTCATTCAGCAAGAGTATGGATTCCAAAAGCATGAAATGGTGATGATTGGTGACAATTATGACACAGATATCTTATGTGGGATTCAATTTGGCTGTGATACGGTTCATGTGAATACGGGAGTAGTAAGTACAGAAATCGTTTTACAAAAGGCACAAAAACCTACCTATTGTGTTGAAGAGTTAGAATCATTGTAA
- a CDS encoding DUF86 domain-containing protein, with protein MYFVDRNKISVTLKHLDELISIFEKEENWLQNDITALALQRIGHNTMEALMDVGNLIIDGFIMRDPGSYEDIIDILLDEKVITTEMEKPFKEVVGLRKMLVREFVQVDNELVQSVLTNNLEAIKQFSPLVTSYLENDLGPVSAFLPENAE; from the coding sequence ATGTATTTTGTAGATCGTAATAAAATTTCAGTAACTTTAAAACATCTGGACGAGTTAATTTCAATTTTTGAAAAAGAAGAGAATTGGTTACAAAATGATATTACAGCTCTAGCTTTACAACGTATTGGTCACAATACAATGGAAGCCTTGATGGATGTTGGGAACTTAATCATCGATGGGTTTATTATGCGTGACCCAGGCAGCTATGAAGATATTATTGATATACTACTGGATGAAAAAGTGATTACTACTGAGATGGAAAAGCCTTTTAAAGAGGTTGTAGGCTTGCGTAAAATGTTAGTAAGAGAATTTGTTCAGGTAGACAACGAACTTGTCCAAAGTGTGCTTACAAACAATTTAGAGGCGATTAAACAGTTCTCACCACTTGTAACGAGCTATTTAGAAAACGATCTTGGTCCGGTTTCGGCATTTTTACCGGAGAATGCTGAATGA